In one Drosophila albomicans strain 15112-1751.03 chromosome X, ASM965048v2, whole genome shotgun sequence genomic region, the following are encoded:
- the LOC127565459 gene encoding uncharacterized protein LOC127565459, producing the protein MAGRQLLLLLLLPLLHVSARRTVGYRLPPAMGRSSDADVGSGRDLFKKFMLWRNLFQQPQQPPQDNIIVISPPTNYFPTTTTTTTTTTNTTRGLGTRGRWRSIEEQPVPTMPTSLMLSDGVDGGVQRQRRRRQRPRNRNRNRNRNAGGNIQVRGAGGQQPGKKKKTRHRHVNKRQQREMWQQQQQQLFELAEEEEPIARIEAEAEEEAEAEAEAMAEALALAETEAEAAATLLEQQSVLDMRHERSMPNIWRRRHSRY; encoded by the exons ATGGCTGgccggcagctgctgctgctcctgttgctgccCCTGTTGCACGTCTCGGCGCGTCGAACTGTTG GCTATCGCCTGCCGCCTGCGATGGGACGCAGCTCGGACGCTGATGTGGGCAGCGGTCGTGATCTGTTTAAGAAATTCATGCTGTGGCGCAACTTGTtccaacagccacaacaaccgCCGCAGGACAACATCATTGTCATCTCACCGCCCACCAACTACTttccaacgacgacgacgacaacaacaaccacaacgaacACCACCAGGGGACTGGGGACCAGGGGCAGGTGGCGGAGCATTGAGGAGCAACCGGTGCCCACAATGCCGACGAGTCTAATGCTCAGCGATGGCGTTGATGGAGGCGtacagcgacaacgacgacgacgtcagcGGCCGAGAAACAGAAATCGCAACAGAAACCGCAATGCGGGGGGCAACATTCAAGTGCGGGGAGCGGGAGGGCAGCAGCCGGGGAAGAAAAAGAAGACGCGACATCGACACGTGAACAAGCGACAGCAGCGTgaaatgtggcagcaacagcaacaacaactatttgaACTagccgaagaagaagaaccaATTGCGAGAatcgaagctgaagctgaagaagaAGCTGAAGCGGAGGCCGAAGCCATGGCTgaagctttagctttagctgaGACTGAAGCGGAGGCTGCTGCGACGCTGCTCGAACAGCAGAGCGTGTTGGACATGCGGCATGAACGGTCGATGCCAAATATCTGGCGACGACGCCACTCGAGATACTAA